CCAGTTGGGTGGCGCCCGCAAAGATGATGGCCGACATGCCAACACCTTCTGTGGGCGTCATGCCGCTCTCAATAGCCATTGAGCCTGCCAGAATCCCCCAAGGTAATACCGCCAGACTTAGTGGTAATATCGCAATACAACCCTTTATAAAGCTGCGCCACCCCGTTTGATGCCTATTTTCTGATATTAACTCGCTCATGATGCTACTGATTACCCGTAAACTTCACTGATTTGTGTGTTGTTTTTATACCACAAACTCGAGATGACAATGATTCTATAAGCTATTTCTGATGGATATATTGGTTTTCTGATTATTACTGTTGACTATAAATCAATTATCTTGTGAATTTATTGCGATTTTTTTGATGAATAAAACAGGTACACTATCCCTATTCAATAGGGTACCCATCAGACCGTTCTCGATAGGTGCAACATCACATTAATTAAGCGAAACGAAATTATGAGTAAGATTCTGATTATCAATGCAATGAAAAAATTCGCACACTCTAACGGTGAGCTGAACTTAACTCTGCATCATGCCGCTGCGGATTTTTTACGCCAGGCCGGACATGAGGTAAAAGAGAGCATTATCGATCACGGCTATGTTGTGGAAGATGAGATCGAGAAATACCTTTGGGCTGATACGGTGATTTACCAGCAGCCAGGCTGGTGGATGGGTACTCCATGGATTCTTAAAAAATACATTGATGACGTGTTTACCGAAGGTCATGGTCGTCTGTATGCCAGTGATGGTCGTTCTCGTTCAGACGCTTCGAAAAAGTATGGTTCAGGCGGTTTGATTCAGGGGAAAACTTATATGCTGTCGGTCACCTGGAATGCGCCACAGGAAGCGTTTGACGACCCGTCACAATTTTTTGAAGGTGCTGGAGTTGATGGTGTCTACCTGCCGTTCCACAAAGCGAACCAGTTTTTAGGCATGAAACCTCTCCCTACATTCTTATGTGTAGATGTGATGAAGCAGCCTGATGTAGAGAACAACCTTACGCGCTTACGTGAACATTTGGCTGCTGTTTTTGCCTAATTTTGCAGGGTTGTCTACAAAACGGTCATCAAAAGTGACCGTTTTTTTATATCGGGGGTAATATGACCACAGGGTAACTAATCATGCGGCGATTCCCTATCTTACTGATGTTGGCCGTGGAGCTCTGATGTTATCTAAATTTCAGTTAGTCAGTTAGTCAGTTAGATAGCTTGAACAGTTACTCGAAAGCCTGACTGAAACGTGAGGGCAGTGGAATTAACCATTTGATTCAGAAATAACTTATTATGGAATTGATTTTTCTAGGTACTGGTGCCGGAACACCAAGTAAAGAACGAAATGTGAGCAGCCTAGTACTGAATCTGCTTAGTGAACGGAATAGCTTTTGGATGTTTGATTGTGGGGAAGGAACTCAGCATCAGGTTTTGCATTCTTCAATAAGACTTGGGCGTCTGGAAAAGATCTTTATCACTCATTTACATGGGGATCATATCTTTGGTCTGCCTGGATTACTCAGTAGTCGCTCAATGGCTGGTTCTCAGGATCCACTGGCGCTGTATGGCCCGCCGGGCATTAAAGCGTTTGTTGAGACTGCACTGAACCTCAGTGGTTCTTATCTGACCTACCCACTGGAGATTATAGAAATTCAACCGGGTAAGGTGGTGGAAGACCAACAGTTTTGCGTCACTGCATTGCCGTTGGTACATGGGATAGAAAGCTTTGGCTATCGAATTGTAGAAACCGATAAACCGGGGACTTTGGATGCTTCTCGTTTATTGGCCGAAGGGATACCTGCGGGCCCAATTTTTCAGCGCTTGAAAGCCGGTGAACTGGTTTCATTGGATGATGGCCGAGTGGTTAACGGTCATGATTATCTTGGCCCAGCTCAGAAAGGGCGATCGTTAGCAATATTTGGCGATACTTCCCCCTCTGAAACATCATTAGTGCTGGCTAAAAATGTTGATGTGATGGTTCATGAAACCACACTGGAAGCATCAATGGCCGAGCAGGCCAATAGCCGGGGGCATTCTACAACTCAACAGACGGCGGAGTTGGCTAAGGCTGCGGGAGCCAAACGTTTAATCATTACTCATTTTAGTGCGCGTTATGATTCAGAAGAGAGTGTTCGCTTGCTGGCCGAGTGTCAGGAAATATTCCCACAAACTGAGATGGCTTGTGATTTAGCTGTATTCACACTTTAGTTAGCTTATTCAGGTATCTGTTATGCAGATACCCTGATGGTGTTCACCCGTAAAATATTCGTTCGCTGTTATTATTTATGACCAGCTAATGTAGATGATAATATTAGTAAGAATTCTTATTCCTCTAGATTAAAGAGTGTTTTTGATTTCTGTAATTAACTGTGATAAATGTAATGTGTCTCCAATTCGTTATTTGTAATTATTATTTAATATACCTGTTTGGTAAAATAATGCTCAGATTAACAATTTTATAAAAATAATGTTTTTTATGGTTTTGGATAGGTGAAAATATTTTATTAGTTGGTAATATTCTGCATTCTAATATAAATCAGAGAATGTTATGTACAGTAAATTGATTGTTTCATTAGCTGAGCACCCTCAGTACTTTGATGATGTAATGGAGTGGTGCTATCGGGAGTTTTGGGAAGGGCCAAAAACCGATAATTTTGAGCTTAAAGAGTTTTTGAGTGAACATCTCAAGAAGAATAGGATTCCCTGTTCTTTAGTTGCCCTGTGTGATGGTAGACCTGTAGGCTCAGTGCACCTGATGGAAAGAGAGCATGATATTAATCCCTTTTTTCCCTGCCTAGGTGGCCTCTATGTTTTACCCGGATACCGAAAGCTTGGTTTTGGTTCTATGCTGATTGAAAATGCGTTAGAGCGAGCACGAATAAATGGTTTTCCGAATGTCTATTTGGCGGCAGACGAGAGTATTACCTATTATGTTTCTCGGGGTTGGACAGTGATTGCACCAGACGAGCAAAGTGAACTTTATATTATCTCAAGGCCAAGTCGGATGTCTTTTTTTTCTGTGAATACCAATATGCTACATTAATATATTTAAGTAGTGATTACATATTAATCTTTTTGCCTCATTCTAACGATATGGCTACTTTATTAGTTACCTTATTTTTTGGATATTCGTGTTGTTAATAATATCAGCGTGGAACTATTTTTCCGATAAAACTCTCTTGATTAAAAAATAGAGGCTATAAGAATTAAGATGACTTCTAATTATATTTAATTAACACCATGCGGGTGTATCACACAGATT
Above is a window of Limnobaculum parvum DNA encoding:
- a CDS encoding NAD(P)H-dependent oxidoreductase — its product is MSKILIINAMKKFAHSNGELNLTLHHAAADFLRQAGHEVKESIIDHGYVVEDEIEKYLWADTVIYQQPGWWMGTPWILKKYIDDVFTEGHGRLYASDGRSRSDASKKYGSGGLIQGKTYMLSVTWNAPQEAFDDPSQFFEGAGVDGVYLPFHKANQFLGMKPLPTFLCVDVMKQPDVENNLTRLREHLAAVFA
- the rnz gene encoding ribonuclease Z; this translates as MELIFLGTGAGTPSKERNVSSLVLNLLSERNSFWMFDCGEGTQHQVLHSSIRLGRLEKIFITHLHGDHIFGLPGLLSSRSMAGSQDPLALYGPPGIKAFVETALNLSGSYLTYPLEIIEIQPGKVVEDQQFCVTALPLVHGIESFGYRIVETDKPGTLDASRLLAEGIPAGPIFQRLKAGELVSLDDGRVVNGHDYLGPAQKGRSLAIFGDTSPSETSLVLAKNVDVMVHETTLEASMAEQANSRGHSTTQQTAELAKAAGAKRLIITHFSARYDSEESVRLLAECQEIFPQTEMACDLAVFTL
- a CDS encoding GNAT family N-acetyltransferase, which translates into the protein MYSKLIVSLAEHPQYFDDVMEWCYREFWEGPKTDNFELKEFLSEHLKKNRIPCSLVALCDGRPVGSVHLMEREHDINPFFPCLGGLYVLPGYRKLGFGSMLIENALERARINGFPNVYLAADESITYYVSRGWTVIAPDEQSELYIISRPSRMSFFSVNTNMLH